The Heyndrickxia acidicola sequence TGGCAGAAGTGATTCAACGTGCTAAGGAGCATGGGGTTGAAAAGATGGTGGTAGTAGGATTTGACAGGCCTACTATTACGAGGGCGATGGAATTGATAGAGCAATACGATTTTTTATATGCAAGTATTGGCTGGCATCCAGTGGATGCGATTGATATGAAAGAAGACGATCTTAAGTGGATAGAGGAGCTGTGCAGTCATCCTAAGGTTGTGGCATTGGGTGAAATGGGATTGGATTATCACTGGGACAAATCACCAAAGGATATTCAAAAAGAAGTTTTCCGCAAACAAATTCAATTAGCAAGAAAAGTTAAGCTTCCAATTATTATTCATAATCGGGAGGCGACACAAGATATTATTGATATTTTGAAAGAAGAGCATGCCCAGGAGGTTGGCGGCATTATGCATTGTTTCAGCGGCAGTGCAGAAACAGCCAAAGTATGTGTTGATATGAATTTTTATATTTCTTTAGGCGGTCCTGTTACCTTTAAAAATGCTAAAAAACCTAAAGAAGTAGCTGTTGAGGTACCATTCGATCGTCTTTTAATTGAGACTGACTGCCCCTATTTAGCGCCTCATCCTTATAGAGGAAAGCGCAATGAACCGGGGTATGTCAAATTAGTTGCTGAACAAATTGCTGAGTTAAGAGGAGTAACGCTTGAAGAGGTAGCAAAACAAACAACAGAAAATGCAAAAAAACTTTTTGGAATTCAGGGATAAAGAAAGAAGCACTCCGAAATACCGCGGCATGAACATACACTTTCCTGCGTGTTCATGTCGTTTTCTACAATGAGGAATGAAAAACGATATACTTTGAATCTGACTGCTAGAAGGAGGCGTTTTTGTCATGGAAAGCACGAATGTCCGTATTTCAAGTTTATTAAGCAGACGAAGTTTCGCTATTTTGTTCACTAGTTTCCTCGCTTTTTTTATTACTTATGGATTCTTCTGTTATCAGGGAAGCGAAAAGACAGTGGCGATGTCTTTAAATGGCCAAAAAAAGTTAATTAAAACAAATGCTCAGACAATCAGAGACATGTTAAATGAACTTAATATGAAGATTAGTCCAAATGATCGTCTTTCACTATCCTTGAATACAAGAATTAATAAGGATTTAGCCTTTGAAGTTCAAACCGCCCATAAGATTACCGTCATTATAAAGGGGAAGGAACAGACCTTTTATACGTTAGCCCGTACAGTCAACGAGGCTTTAAATATGGTTAATATAAAACCGGGTATACATAATAGTATTTATCCAGACGGTAGCCATTCCATTTCCTCTAATATGAAGATTGAGGTTAAACAAGATTTTCCGTTTCTTTTAGTTAACGGAAGTAAAAAGAAAATCGTATGGTCCGCTTCGGCAACTGTCGCTGACTTTTTAGAGCAACAAGGTATTCAATTAAATCAGCTAAATGAGGTAGAGCCTGGGTTATTTCAGCCTTTAAAAGAGTATCAGACTGTAACAATCAAAAAGGTTCCAAAAGTCAGCGATGTTGTGGAAGAGCCTGTTTATTTTACTGCTGTAGGAAGCAGTAACGCAGAAATTACGCAGGGCATAAAAGAAATGGTTCAGTATAGGGAAAATACTGCAGCACAAAATACATATGAAGTAATGATTGAAAATGTAAAAGAAATAAAGCGTTCATTAACCGGAACAAGTATAGACAAAAGGAACAGGTCTAAGCCTAGAATGGGGGCAAGAAAGACTGAGAGCCAAGCACTGTCTTCTGTTAACACAGGGGGAGAAGAAATCTACGTGATAGCAACCGCCTATACAGGGGACTGCAGCGGTTGTTCAGGATATACAGCAACCGGGATTAATCTGAGGGATAATCCGAACATGAAGCTTATAGCCGTTGACCCCAGTGTCATTCCTCTGGGATCCAAAGTGTATGTAGAAGGATACGGATATGCTCTCGCTGGAGATACTGGCGGAGGAATAAAAGGGAATAGGATTGACGTCTTCTTTAATTCGAATTCTTCAGCCTGCCAGTGGGGTGTCAAAAGACTAAAAGTGCAAATCGTCAAATAAGATCATTTTTATGTCAAATCGTAACTGAGTTTATGAAAAAGAGCAAAAAATAAAGAACAGAGGCAAAAAAGCAGCACTACCCGCTCATAATAGAAAGAAATCTTTTTCTCTTGGGGTCAGTTTATTTCAGCTGACCCTTTGCTTATGCATGCCAGTGGCGTATTATTTTCAATAAAGACTCGTTAAAGGCTTTTTTTGCATAGATTTGTATGGATATATCTTTGTCTACCTGCCTATTTTAATAAGCCATTCACAAGTTTTAATCTAAACTTTTAATCGTTTTTTGTGTCAAATAGCAACAAAGTTTACGAAAAAGCCATGGTAAAAAACGAGCAGTATCAATATAGAATTTTTTTCACAGTGCCTTCGATAAAGTTTATTTTACTGGGAGATTTGTTTTTCTTTTACAATAAGCAATACTATAATAGAGAAAGTGCAAATGGAACTTGAATTGAATCCAAGAGTTCTGCCTGGAGGTTGGAATGAAGTTAAGAGAAATTATTGTGGTAGAAGGAAAAGACGATACAACGGCCATTAGAAGAGCCGTAGATGCAGATACAATCGAAACAAACGGCTCCGCTGTTTCAAAAGAAACGATAGAGAAAATAAAATTAGCCCAGGAAAAAAGAGGAGTCATCATTTTTACAGATCCTGATTTTCCTGGCGAAAAAATTCGTAAGACGATTAGTGATGAGGTCCCAGGGTGCAAACATGCATTTCTGGAAAAAAAAGAGGCGAAGCCAGCTTCCGGAAGAGGAATTGGTGTGGAGCATGCACAGCCTGAAGCCATTAGAGCTGCTTTGAAAAATGCTCACCTAATGGAATCGGAAATAGAAGAAATGATTACTCAGGAGGATTTAATTACAGCAGGGTTAGTTGGAGGGAGTAAAGCGAGATCCAGGAGGGAACGGTTAGGCGATTTATTGAAAATTGGGTATACAAATGGAAAACAGCTTCACAAACGCCTTTTAATGTTCCAAATAAGTAAAGAGGCATTTGCTGAAGCTCTAGCTAGAGTGCTACAGGAGGAAGAACATGAATAAGGATATTGCCACCCCGATTAGAACGAAAGAGATTTTAAATAAATACGGATTTTCCTTTAAGAAAAGCTTAGGACAAAATTTTTTGGTAGATCCCAATATTTTAAAGAAAATTACGGAATTTGCTGAGCTGACGGATCAATCTGGAGCTATCGAAATTGGTCCCGGAATTGGAGCATTAACGGAGCATCTTGCAAGGGCGAGCAAGAAGGTAGTAGCATTTGAAATTGACCAGCGCCTGCTGCCCATATTAGACGATACATTATCCCCGTATGGTAATGTTAAAATTATTCACCAGGACGTTTTAAAAGCCGATGTAAGCGAAATGATTCAGGAAGAGTTCCAGCAAGTGAAGGATTTAATGGTTGTGGCTAATTTGCCATATTATGTTACAACGCCGATTATTATGAAACTGCTGGAAGAAAGGCTTCCAATTAGGGGAATTGTGGTTATGCTTCAAAAAGAGGTCGCTGATCGGATTTCTGCTAAGCCGGGAACAAAGGATTACGGCTCTTTATCTATTGCTATTCAATATTATACAAAAGCAGAAGCCGTTATGATTGTACCAAAGACAGTATTTATGCCCCAGCCAAATGTAGATTCAGCTGTTATTCGTTTAACCAAGAGAGAACAGCCCGCAGCGCAGGTTACCAACGAAGAATTTTTCTTTTCTGTTACACGTGCGGCATTTGCTCAGCGAAGGAAGACGATTTTAAATAATCTCACAAGCCAGCTGCCGGATGGAAAAGAGAAAAAACAGCAAATCATTGATATTTTAGAAGAGGTAAATATTGAACCTTCCCGCAGAGGCGAGACATTGAGTATTCAAGAGTTTGCTGATTTAAGCAATGAGCTGTACCCTTTATTTAAAAGTAAATAATCTGGAATGTAATCCCCGCTCTATTCTGGCAGTGGGGATTTTTGTGATTTTTTTTGCTCCTTTTATTACTATAGCCTTTCAGCTGTGCTGAAAGGCGTGTGAAACGGCTGTTTCACACGAATGAACAATAAGCATTGTTTTTTGCAGCCGCCTTGATTAATCATAGTGTTTATCCCCTCTGCACCAATTTCAAGGGGATGCATAGCCTATGGGTAGGAACAGTTATTGATACTTATCCATTTTTGTGATGGAGTTGACCATTGTGAATGTACAAATCAATTCAATTGTTGGAAGAATGTCGTATCATTGTGATCTTTTATTTAGAGTCATTGATATAAAAATGAAGGATGGGAAAAAAATAGCAGTATTATATGGGGAGGATCTCCGCTTAATGGCAGATTCTCCATTTGAAGACCTGGTACCTATTGATCCTGATCAACGTTCTAGAATTTCCGAGGAGTATCGGTCATTAGAGGAACAATCCTTCGAGCTGTTTCAACAGGATATCCACCTCCTTCGACAAAAACAGGAATATCAGGCGACCCATGGATATAACCAGGAAATGAGCATATTTCAGATCCCCGGACGAGTACTCCACCTTGATGGAGACCCCAATTATTTAAAAAAATGCCTTGATCTATACGAGAAAGTTGGATTGACTGTTTATGGAGTGCATTGCTATGAAAAAGATATGCCCAGCCAGGTTGTACCATTAATTGAAAAGTATCGGCCGGATATTTTGGTCATTACGGGGCATGATGCCTATACAAAGTCCAAGGGATTGAAATCAGATTTAAATGCATATCGGCATTCTAAATACTTTGTAAAAACGGTCAGAGAGGCCAGAAGGAAAGTTCCTCATTTAGACCAGCTGGTTATTTTTGCGGGAGCATGCCAATCACATTTTGAGTCCCTTATTCATGCGGGAGCTAACTTTGCAAGTTCTCCCCAGCGGGTGAATATCCATGCATTAGATCCTGTCTATATTGTAGCGAAAATTAGCTATACCTCCTTTATGGAGCAGATCAATGTGTGGGATGTTTTACGAAATACACTGACTGGGGAAAAGGGTCTGGGAGGCATTGAAACAAAAGGTGTTCTAAGAACAGGGATGCCGTATAAACCGATCACCGAAGAGTAAGAAAAAAACACTAATGGATTACATTAGTGTTTTTTGATCGTTTCGGAAAGGATAAAATGCTAAACCTGTGAATATTTTTCTCTGTCCAGCTCCAGCGCCTATCAGCTAGCGAATGATCAAGGGGCTTACGATTTTCTTATGTTCCTATTGAGGTTATTTCCATTTCTTAGTTGGGTAATGATTGTTTGAGGCTCTTTTCGTAAACTTAATTGAGCGCCTGAAATGGAAATCAACAGTCAAGATAAAATGAGTTTAAAATAAATAAATAATTGGCAATAAAGCGGGAATACTAACATTGTAAAAAAAAGCATTATTTTGTAGAGCAAAATGTATTGACAGGATATTTGTTTCATTGATAAAATAATTTATTTGTTTGACCGAAGCTACATAATATGTTATACTATTCACAGTGAGGTGGAGCGAAATGCCAAAAACATTAACTGACATTAAAAAATCACTGGACTCAAATCTGGGTAAACGATTAATGTTAAAAGCGAATGGTGGTCGAAGAAAAACGATTGAACGTTCTGGCGTTTTGGCAGAAACTTATCCATCAGTTTTTGTCGTCGAATTAGATCAAGAGGAAAATGCGTTTGAACGTGTTTCCTATAGCTATGCAGATGTATTAACAGAAACGGTACAACTTACCTTCTTTGAAAAACAACAGGAAATTTAATATTTAGAAGCAGTAGACACCGTGTTTGCTGCTTTTTTTCTTTTGATTAGGTCTTTTGGTAAACTTTGTTGTTATTTACTTGAAAAATGAATGTGTCCGCTTGCCATTTCTTATCGAATAGATATTTCTTCAAATGGATATCATCCCCGAAAATAGAGAGTGAAAAGGTGACGCATACTACAAATGCGGCATAACTAAGGGGGAATTCGTAATGGGCAGACGAAGAGGCATTATGTCTGATCAATTAAAGGAAGAGTTAGCCAAGGAACTGGGGTTTTATGATGTCGTCCAAAATGAGGGATGGGGCGGCATTAAAGCAAGAGATGCCGGAAATATGGTGAAAAGAGCAATTGAAATTGCTGAAATGCAATTAGCTAACAGCGCCAGAGAATAAAAATCCTTTATATATAACGAATAACATCGATATGCCGCAAGGCCGGGTGACACCCGGCCTTTTTTTAAGGAAAGAATAAAATTTTAAAAAATAGCCTCCTAACTCCATACCCTATCGGATGAGCAAGGCGCTTGTGCCTTCCTTAAAGGTTGTTTTTGGATTATATGCAGATTCAATTCTTCAGCTACCTTCTACTCTTCCCTTTCCTAAAGAGGCAAACGCAGAGAAGAACCCATCAGGGAAATCAATAAAAAATACAATCCTTGAGACATTGCCAAGTATTAAACGTTTTGTGGTAAAATAGGACAAACAACATGTGGTGTAGCCACGACCGGAAAATATATGGATTGATTAGAGTAGGTGGATTAGTTGAAGCTATTAATAAAGGCACCGGCAAAAATAAACTTAACATTGGATGTTCTACATAAACGTGAAGATGGTTACCATGAGGTAGAAATGGTCATGACAACAGTAGATCTGTCGGATCGAATAGAATTGTCGGACATAAGGGAGAACGAGATTCAGGTAGTGTCTCAAAATCGTTTTGTTCCTGACGATCAAAGAAACCTTGCGTACCAGGCCGCGCATCTTGTGAAAAATCGTTATGGCATCCAAAGAGGGGTATCAATTGGGATTGATAAGATGATTCCCGTGGCTGCCGGACTTGCAGGGGGCAGCAGTGACGCTGCAGCAACCTTAAGAGGGTTGAACAGAATGTGGGATTTGGGATTGTCTATTGATGAACTGGCAGAATTGGGAGCAGAAATTGGATCGGATGTTTCTTTTTGCGTATATGGAGGCACAGCTCTTGCAAAAGGAAGAGGAGAAAAGATTACACATTTGCCAGCCCCTCCAAACTGCTGGGTAATATTAGCGAAGCCATCCGTTGGGGTCTCTACTGCGGATGTTTATCGGAATTTAGATCTTACCAGAATACAGCACCCAAA is a genomic window containing:
- a CDS encoding TatD family hydrolase translates to MLFDTHVHLNDEQFKEDLAEVIQRAKEHGVEKMVVVGFDRPTITRAMELIEQYDFLYASIGWHPVDAIDMKEDDLKWIEELCSHPKVVALGEMGLDYHWDKSPKDIQKEVFRKQIQLARKVKLPIIIHNREATQDIIDILKEEHAQEVGGIMHCFSGSAETAKVCVDMNFYISLGGPVTFKNAKKPKEVAVEVPFDRLLIETDCPYLAPHPYRGKRNEPGYVKLVAEQIAELRGVTLEEVAKQTTENAKKLFGIQG
- a CDS encoding G5 and 3D domain-containing protein — its product is MESTNVRISSLLSRRSFAILFTSFLAFFITYGFFCYQGSEKTVAMSLNGQKKLIKTNAQTIRDMLNELNMKISPNDRLSLSLNTRINKDLAFEVQTAHKITVIIKGKEQTFYTLARTVNEALNMVNIKPGIHNSIYPDGSHSISSNMKIEVKQDFPFLLVNGSKKKIVWSASATVADFLEQQGIQLNQLNEVEPGLFQPLKEYQTVTIKKVPKVSDVVEEPVYFTAVGSSNAEITQGIKEMVQYRENTAAQNTYEVMIENVKEIKRSLTGTSIDKRNRSKPRMGARKTESQALSSVNTGGEEIYVIATAYTGDCSGCSGYTATGINLRDNPNMKLIAVDPSVIPLGSKVYVEGYGYALAGDTGGGIKGNRIDVFFNSNSSACQWGVKRLKVQIVK
- the rnmV gene encoding ribonuclease M5; translation: MKLREIIVVEGKDDTTAIRRAVDADTIETNGSAVSKETIEKIKLAQEKRGVIIFTDPDFPGEKIRKTISDEVPGCKHAFLEKKEAKPASGRGIGVEHAQPEAIRAALKNAHLMESEIEEMITQEDLITAGLVGGSKARSRRERLGDLLKIGYTNGKQLHKRLLMFQISKEAFAEALARVLQEEEHE
- the rsmA gene encoding 16S rRNA (adenine(1518)-N(6)/adenine(1519)-N(6))-dimethyltransferase RsmA — translated: MNKDIATPIRTKEILNKYGFSFKKSLGQNFLVDPNILKKITEFAELTDQSGAIEIGPGIGALTEHLARASKKVVAFEIDQRLLPILDDTLSPYGNVKIIHQDVLKADVSEMIQEEFQQVKDLMVVANLPYYVTTPIIMKLLEERLPIRGIVVMLQKEVADRISAKPGTKDYGSLSIAIQYYTKAEAVMIVPKTVFMPQPNVDSAVIRLTKREQPAAQVTNEEFFFSVTRAAFAQRRKTILNNLTSQLPDGKEKKQQIIDILEEVNIEPSRRGETLSIQEFADLSNELYPLFKSK
- the yabG gene encoding sporulation peptidase YabG, which encodes MELTIVNVQINSIVGRMSYHCDLLFRVIDIKMKDGKKIAVLYGEDLRLMADSPFEDLVPIDPDQRSRISEEYRSLEEQSFELFQQDIHLLRQKQEYQATHGYNQEMSIFQIPGRVLHLDGDPNYLKKCLDLYEKVGLTVYGVHCYEKDMPSQVVPLIEKYRPDILVITGHDAYTKSKGLKSDLNAYRHSKYFVKTVREARRKVPHLDQLVIFAGACQSHFESLIHAGANFASSPQRVNIHALDPVYIVAKISYTSFMEQINVWDVLRNTLTGEKGLGGIETKGVLRTGMPYKPITEE
- the veg gene encoding biofilm formation stimulator Veg: MPKTLTDIKKSLDSNLGKRLMLKANGGRRKTIERSGVLAETYPSVFVVELDQEENAFERVSYSYADVLTETVQLTFFEKQQEI
- a CDS encoding small, acid-soluble spore protein, alpha/beta type, coding for MGRRRGIMSDQLKEELAKELGFYDVVQNEGWGGIKARDAGNMVKRAIEIAEMQLANSARE
- the ispE gene encoding 4-(cytidine 5'-diphospho)-2-C-methyl-D-erythritol kinase, which gives rise to MKLLIKAPAKINLTLDVLHKREDGYHEVEMVMTTVDLSDRIELSDIRENEIQVVSQNRFVPDDQRNLAYQAAHLVKNRYGIQRGVSIGIDKMIPVAAGLAGGSSDAAATLRGLNRMWDLGLSIDELAELGAEIGSDVSFCVYGGTALAKGRGEKITHLPAPPNCWVILAKPSVGVSTADVYRNLDLTRIQHPNTKGMIEALEQSSYEGICKYTGNVLESVTLKTNPEVLQIKEQMERFGADAVLMSGSGPTVFGLVQYESRLQRIYNGLRGFCDQVFVVRMLGDRFTC